Proteins from one Mesotoga infera genomic window:
- a CDS encoding Gfo/Idh/MocA family protein codes for MTKVRLGIVGAGIASRELHLPALRKLDELYEITAVNSRTVEKAEDFARLVGTNPRIFRSYDDMLGSGEIDAVVLAVPISLNPGMIKRAVEAKVPVICEKPVAPNISAATEMLALSREAMVYIAENYRHIPVYREAAKMVSQGKIGRPVVFSWQKWVAFGRDNKYVQTGWRQSPKHIGGFISDGGVHDMAALRAVLGEVLEVSGFSARNFDFLGAEDTAIFNIRLESGVTGDYSVFYGSPVARNRLDIVGDEAMISIDKDMAELTISGNRKERILVNKSDGFVEEFRDFYRVLNGQKNVLGSVLEALKDLAIVEAGLLSSKERKIVGVGGLLMGSDLR; via the coding sequence ATGACTAAGGTGAGACTTGGAATTGTAGGGGCGGGGATTGCCTCCAGGGAGTTACACCTGCCTGCCCTGCGAAAACTCGATGAGCTGTACGAAATAACGGCCGTTAACAGCAGAACCGTGGAAAAGGCCGAGGATTTTGCCCGGCTCGTCGGAACCAACCCACGGATATTCCGAAGTTACGACGATATGCTGGGCTCAGGGGAGATAGATGCCGTGGTATTGGCCGTGCCGATATCTTTGAACCCGGGCATGATAAAGAGAGCCGTAGAGGCGAAAGTGCCTGTAATATGCGAAAAACCCGTCGCTCCGAACATATCGGCAGCAACCGAAATGCTCGCGCTTTCGAGAGAGGCGATGGTCTATATAGCCGAAAACTACAGGCATATCCCCGTTTACAGAGAAGCCGCGAAGATGGTATCGCAGGGAAAAATCGGAAGACCTGTCGTTTTTAGCTGGCAGAAATGGGTAGCTTTCGGGAGGGACAACAAGTACGTCCAGACCGGGTGGCGCCAGTCGCCCAAACATATAGGCGGTTTTATCTCCGATGGTGGTGTGCACGATATGGCGGCTCTGAGAGCGGTGCTTGGAGAGGTTCTTGAGGTGAGCGGCTTTTCGGCGAGAAATTTCGATTTTCTTGGAGCGGAGGACACCGCCATTTTCAACATCAGGCTGGAGAGCGGGGTCACTGGAGATTATTCGGTCTTCTACGGCTCTCCGGTCGCCAGGAATCGGCTGGATATAGTTGGCGATGAGGCGATGATCTCGATCGATAAAGATATGGCCGAGCTCACGATTTCCGGCAATCGCAAGGAGAGGATTCTCGTCAACAAATCCGACGGCTTCGTTGAGGAATTCAGGGACTTTTATCGCGTACTCAACGGTCAGAAAAACGTTCTCGGAAGCGTGCTGGAGGCTCTAAAAGATCTCGCGATAGTAGAAGCGGGATTGCTGTCATCGAAAGAAAGAAAAATAGTCGGCGTAGGCGGACTGCTGATGGGGAGTGATTTACGATGA
- the galK gene encoding galactokinase, whose product MKRYFRAPGRINIIGEHTDYNDGYVLPAAIDRYVTLSIERTGRERIELSSAGREAITFGEGEIEPAGNWGDYVKGIFHVLKSVKKVEFGGLSIEIESTVPEGAGLSSSAALEVATITALNEVFGLSLTDEERYRLSQRAENEFVGVQCGIMDQFASVMGRQDSAIFLDTVSMEYEYLPLELGAYSLVVFDSKVHHELLSGGYNSRREEARKALEILGKKSYRDVSMVDLFSARPKMEDLYYRRAMHVVSENMRVLEVVKTLANSNYENLGRFLVQSHESLAYDYEVSCEEIDFIVDTLRNLNGVSGARMIGGGFGGSVLALCEKSEREKIVEVVRERYFKEFNIAMDAYEVRPSRGAGEIGE is encoded by the coding sequence TTGAAGCGTTATTTCCGGGCCCCTGGAAGAATAAACATCATAGGCGAACACACCGATTACAACGATGGTTATGTTTTACCGGCCGCGATCGACAGGTACGTCACCCTGTCCATAGAAAGGACCGGGAGGGAGCGTATCGAATTGAGCTCCGCCGGTAGAGAAGCGATCACTTTCGGAGAAGGAGAGATAGAACCGGCAGGAAATTGGGGAGATTATGTGAAAGGAATCTTCCATGTTCTCAAAAGCGTGAAGAAAGTGGAGTTCGGGGGGCTTTCGATCGAGATTGAATCGACCGTGCCCGAGGGGGCAGGACTGTCGAGTTCGGCCGCCCTTGAAGTCGCCACTATAACGGCCCTGAACGAAGTTTTCGGTCTTTCTCTCACCGATGAGGAAAGGTACAGGTTATCGCAAAGAGCCGAGAATGAATTCGTTGGCGTCCAGTGTGGCATCATGGATCAATTCGCGAGCGTTATGGGAAGGCAGGACAGCGCGATCTTTCTGGATACGGTCAGCATGGAGTACGAGTACCTTCCGCTGGAGCTGGGGGCCTATTCGTTGGTTGTATTCGATTCGAAGGTGCATCACGAACTTCTGAGCGGCGGGTACAACTCGCGCCGGGAGGAGGCCAGAAAGGCCCTGGAAATACTCGGCAAGAAGAGTTACCGGGATGTATCGATGGTCGATCTTTTCAGCGCCAGACCGAAAATGGAAGATCTTTATTACAGGAGAGCCATGCACGTTGTCTCCGAGAACATGAGGGTACTCGAAGTGGTCAAGACACTCGCCAATTCGAACTACGAAAACCTTGGCAGGTTCCTGGTTCAATCTCACGAGTCTCTCGCGTACGATTACGAGGTCTCATGCGAAGAGATCGATTTCATAGTCGATACTCTCAGAAATCTGAACGGTGTCTCAGGTGCCAGAATGATAGGAGGGGGGTTCGGCGGTTCCGTCCTGGCTCTATGCGAAAAGAGCGAGCGGGAGAAGATTGTCGAGGTTGTCAGGGAGAGATACTTCAAAGAGTTCAATATCGCGATGGACGCTTACGAGGTCAGGCCCTCCCGCGGAGCGGGAGAGATAGGAGAATAA
- the galT gene encoding galactose-1-phosphate uridylyltransferase has protein sequence MQELRFNPLVGEWVIVSSATNERPTQPVDNCPVCPNSLEFHGGYDLATFDNRFPALSPLIEDVFQPDSRLLRNGLPAGKCEVIMYTSSHGLSVPNMELAQLEKLVEMWCERYLEISSFQHIKSIFIFENRGKEVGASIQHAHGQLYSFPFIPRRLELKANSFTDYYLANRSCLVCDLLKDESYGRNTIFETAGFMAVVPYFSRFPYEVHLYPKRHVASVIDLIASEKRDLAYSIRHTVRLYDSIYNQEFPYMMTLYNPPVNTGRTYDDSYHFHIEFYPPKRAKDKLKWMASVETGTWAFVNPAEPEEIADFLRKVEVKI, from the coding sequence ATGCAGGAACTCAGATTCAATCCTCTGGTGGGGGAATGGGTAATTGTATCTTCCGCCACCAACGAAAGACCTACTCAACCTGTGGATAACTGTCCAGTCTGTCCAAACTCGCTTGAGTTCCATGGCGGATATGATCTTGCCACTTTTGACAACCGCTTTCCGGCACTCTCCCCGCTGATCGAAGATGTTTTCCAGCCCGATTCGAGGCTTCTCAGGAACGGGCTACCCGCTGGAAAGTGCGAGGTGATAATGTACACTTCCTCCCACGGCTTATCTGTCCCCAACATGGAACTCGCTCAACTTGAAAAGCTCGTGGAGATGTGGTGCGAACGTTATCTGGAAATCTCCTCCTTTCAACATATCAAATCGATCTTCATTTTCGAGAACAGGGGTAAGGAAGTGGGAGCTTCTATCCAGCATGCGCACGGCCAGCTGTACTCTTTTCCGTTCATTCCCAGACGTCTCGAGCTCAAGGCCAACTCTTTCACGGATTACTATCTCGCAAACCGTTCCTGTCTGGTTTGCGACCTCCTAAAGGATGAGAGTTATGGCCGGAACACCATATTTGAAACGGCCGGGTTCATGGCGGTCGTTCCGTACTTTTCCAGATTTCCCTACGAGGTCCATCTCTATCCAAAGAGACACGTTGCCTCGGTGATCGATCTGATCGCGTCGGAAAAAAGGGATCTGGCTTACTCGATAAGGCACACCGTGAGACTCTACGACTCCATATACAACCAGGAGTTTCCGTATATGATGACCCTGTACAATCCGCCGGTGAACACAGGACGGACCTATGACGATTCTTACCATTTCCACATAGAATTCTATCCGCCCAAAAGAGCAAAAGATAAACTAAAATGGATGGCGAGTGTCGAGACAGGCACCTGGGCGTTCGTCAATCCCGCCGAACCGGAAGAGATAGCAGATTTTCTGAGAAAGGTGGAGGTGAAGATTTGA